The following are encoded in a window of Penaeus monodon isolate SGIC_2016 chromosome 9, NSTDA_Pmon_1, whole genome shotgun sequence genomic DNA:
- the LOC119576954 gene encoding uncharacterized protein LOC119576954, producing MPQSDTGGVKAFPIEGPFKNERTRISGMTDADRAYRKQWLKDQILSPNEPRTVPGFYEARYNPIRRFYRWPLDTLFKPLVPIMGFERAAKYRWFTGKFAMVGGAVLLTYYYFKYNANDWTRKGGWRVLEARQIISPADPRYPMVSDRKEGSDYAARGFKSSPI from the exons ATGCCACAGTCAG ACACTGGTGGAGTGAAGGCTTTCCCCATTGAGGGACCCTTCAAGAATGAAAGGACACGTATATCAGGCATGACAGATGCTGATAGGGCTTATCGCAAGCAGTGGCTAAAAGATCag ATTTTGTCTCCAAATGAACCTCGTACAGTGCCAGGGTTTTATGAAGCTCGTTACAACCCCATTCGTCGCTTCTACAGGTGGCCTTTGGACACACTCTTCAAACCTCTAGTTCCTATCATG GGTTTTGAGAGAGCTGCAAAATACCGTTGGTTTACTGGAAAATTTGCCATGGTGGGTGGCGCTGTATTGCTTACCTACTACTACTTCAAGTATAATGCAAAT GACTGGACCCGCAAAGGAGGCTGGCGAGTCCTGGAAGCCCGTCAGATCATCAGCCCAGCTGACCCAAGATACCCTATGGTCTCAGACAGAAAGGAAGGATCCGATTATGCTGCAAGAGGCTTCAAGTCTAGCCCGATTTAA
- the LOC119576955 gene encoding exosome complex component RRP45-like yields the protein MKEIPLSSCERNSVITAIQKGLRHDNREFLEVRDIDISFGKDFGSCTVTLGLTRVLAQVTCEVVEPRPSRPSEGKISISVHLSPMAAPHFEQGRGNDLVEELQQILDRNIKESRCLDLESLCILAEESVWQLRVDVTVLNHAGNLGDACNLASVAALRHFHRPDVTVEEDGRVTIHTLEEREPIPTFMKKVPVCLTYAFFMVDEKCHMLMDPSDLEERVMSGKLIVGLNPHGEITSMMFPGRVALQKREIMNCIQNAFSKAKASAEMVARVVDDDVMKRKSVIKPAGYTNCLVSDSSYRKKKIDELIENEIRGEFVVPEEPMEEEGPKIEDRMYDSEEEEEEESMETSSPKKPVQAVVDNKKKKTTSMSDSEEEETGETLTAKDLQ from the exons ATGAAGGAGATACCTCTGAGCTCATGTGAGCGTAATTCAGTGATAACAGCTATCCAGAAAGGTCTAAGGCATGATAACAGAGAATTTCTGGAAGTGCGTGATATAGATATCAGTTTCGGCAAAGATTTTGGATCCTGCACAGTAACACTAGGACTAACCCGAGTTTTAGCACAG GTAACATGTGAAGTAGTTGAACCCAGACCATCAAGACCAAGTGAAGGCAAAATTTCGATTTCTGTCCATTTGTCACCCATGGCAGCACCACACTttgaacaaggaagaggaaacgaTCTGGTTGAAGAGCTGCAGCAAATCTTAGATCGCAATATCAAGGAGTCTCGTTGCCTTGACCTTGAGTCATTGTGCATCTTGGCAGAGGAGAGTGTTTGGCAGCTGAGGGTTGATGTCACT GTCCTCAACCATGCAGGAAATCTTGGCGATGCTTGCAATCTCGCTAGCGTAGCAGCCCTGCGCCACTTCCACAGACCAGATGTTACTGTGGAAGAGGATGGCCGAGTAACAATCCACACTCTGGAGGAAAGAGAACCCATACCAACCTTCATGAAGAAAGTTCCAGTCTGCCTGACTTATGCCTTCTTTATGGTGGATGAGAAATGCCATATGCTAATGGACCCTTCAGATTTGGAAGAGAGA GTGATGTCTGGCAAACTAATTGTAGGCCTCAACCCACATGGTGAGATTACATCCATGATGTTCCCTGGTAGAGTTGCACTTCAAAAACGTGAAATCATGAACTGCATTCAGAATGCTTTCTCAAAGGCCAAGGCGTCAGCTGAGATGGTTGCTAGGGTggtagatgatgatgtgatgaaaagAAAATCTGTTATTAAACCAGCAGGATATACAAATTGTCTTGTATCTGATTCttcatatagaaaaaagaaaattgatgagTTAATTGAAAATGAGATAAGAGGGGAGTTTGTAGTCCCTGAGGAGCCTATGGAAGAAGAGGGCCCCAAAATAGAAGACCGTATGTATGAttctgaagaagaggaagaggaggagtccATGGAGACAAGTAGTCCGAAGAAACCAGTTCAAGCAGTTGtagataacaaaaagaagaaaacaacttCAATGAGTGATAGTGAAGAAGAAGAGACTGGAGAAACCCTAACTGCAAAAGATTTACAGTAG
- the LOC119576956 gene encoding uncharacterized protein LOC119576956 has translation MRQYRAQALLTVVLAAAWSATGMPLPVLEQEENALNEVSEGGLLVLVPTLPLDEHERSGQDLKREVEYDLISIPEDVLRREIRQVVQQYGTPSISFGDNNNGGGFVVQADTIQDFGEVINPVPTSSYDTPSSSGTQSSSGFTISGPTLAPKPVTLPTLPPKQPVTLPTLPPKPAFTLPTLPPKPNLSALLGGATSSAGQTLASVSSGGAQAVRWLVNTKSNGIQTATRVASDGLQYAGQLSAAVLRVLLQVPAIKARVLSEIIEASQPLVYAVSDVLSESADDMGDILQAKTAIVSDTMNILIKLIQDILALKGRIIASLGGSGLDVGAKAFNAATRIGGAFIESAGGVASAVGSGVGDVVRVATSANLPAPPSLPPLALPTLPNLPKITLPTIDFSKLTQSNLAPIPLPSKPASAPQSVTQPSQTYGSP, from the exons ATGAGGCAATACAGAGCGCAGGCGTTGCTGACTGTGGTGCTGGCGGCGGCGTGGTCGGCAACTGGAATGCCACTGCCGGTGTTGGAGCAGGAGGAGAACGCCCTCAACGAAGTGTCGGAGGGCGGCCTGCTGGTGCTAGTGCCGACGCTGCCGCTGGATGAGCACGAGCGGTCGGGACAGGACCTCAAGAGGGag GTGGAGTATGATTTAATTTCCATCCCCGAGGACGTGCTCAGGAGGGAAATCCGCCAGGTGGTGCAGCAGTACGGCACGCCCAG CATATCATTTGGGGACAACAACAATGGCGGCGGCTTCGTGGTACAGGC AGACACCATCCAGGATTTCGGAGAGGTGATCAACCCAGTTCCCACCAGCTCCTACGACACCCCTTCCAGCTCCGGCACCCAGTCCAGCTCAGGATTCACCATCTCCGGCCCCACCCTGGCCCCCAAGCCCGTCACCCTTCCGACTCTCCCTCCGAAGCAGCCAGTCACCCTGCCGACCTTGCCCCCGAAGCCGGCCTTTACCCTGCCCACTTTGCCCCCGAAGCCGAACCTGAGCGCCTTGTTGGGCGGGGCCACTAGCTCCGCAGGACAGACCTTGGCCAGCGTGTCGAGCGGCGGTGCGCAGGCCGTGAG GTGGCTGGTGAACACCAAATCGAACGGCATCCAAACCGCGACCAGGGTAGCCAGCGACGGCTTGCAGTACGCGGGTCAGCTCAGCGCCGCCGTCCTGCGCGTCCTCTTGCAG GTGCCCGCCATCAAGGCCCGCGTGCTCTCAGAGATCATCGAGGCGTCGCAGCCCCTCGTGTACGCCGTGAGTGACGTCCTCTCGGAGTCCGCCGACGACATGGGCGACATCCTGCAGGCCAAGACCGCCATCGTCAGTGACACCATGAACATCCTTATCAAACTCATCCAAGACATCCTGGCGCTGAAGGGACGCATCATCGCATCCCTGGGTGGGTCCGGCCTCGACGTGGGCGCGAAGGCCTTCAACGCCGCCACGCGCATCGGCGGGGCCTTCATCGAGTCCGCGGGAGGCGTGGCTTCGGCTGTGGGCTCGGGCGTGGGTGACGTCGTGAGAGTGGCAACCTCCGCCAACCTCCCTGCTCCCCCCAGCCTCCCGCCTCTCGCCCTCCCGACGCTCCCCAACCTCCCCAAGATTACTCTTCCGACCATCGATTTCAGCAAACTGACTCAGTCGAACTTGGCGCCCATCCCGCTGCCCTCGAAGCCCGCATCGGCGCCCCAGTCCGTAACGCAGCCGTCTCAGACTTACGGCTCTCCTTAG